In the genome of Meles meles chromosome 2, mMelMel3.1 paternal haplotype, whole genome shotgun sequence, one region contains:
- the SLC10A7 gene encoding sodium/bile acid cotransporter 7 isoform X7 — MRLLERMRKEWFMIGIVVAIAGAKLEPSIGVNGGPLKPEITVSYIAVATIFFNSGLSLKTEFADSRLHASPCVFCSDFNQGSWWK; from the exons ATGAGGCTGCTGGAGAGAATGAGGAAAGAATGGTTCATGATCGGAATAGTGGTGGCGATCGCCGGAGCTAAACTGGAGCCATCCATAGGGGTGAATGGGG gACCACTGAAACCAGAAATAACCGTCTCCTACATTGCTGTTGCAACAATATTCTTTAACAGTGGACTGTCATTAAAAACAGAG tttgCAGACAGTAGGTTGCATGCCTCCCCCTGTGTCTTCTGCAGTGATTTTAACCAAGGCAGTTGGTGGAAATGA